A region of Nostoc sp. 'Peltigera membranacea cyanobiont' N6 DNA encodes the following proteins:
- a CDS encoding WD40 repeat domain-containing protein, which translates to MKLLHFLKSRPVIIVLAIVVNITVINVDSSSSNLPIDKSTITQSQPQIQLVHTLTGHKKVTFGVRAVAISSSGQTLISAGRDNTIKFWDLRTGKLLRSLNAHSDGVTSIAISPDGKRIVSGGISTPTMKVWDLHTFL; encoded by the coding sequence ATGAAATTATTGCATTTTCTCAAATCCAGACCAGTCATTATAGTTTTAGCAATTGTAGTAAATATTACTGTTATTAATGTAGATTCTTCCAGTTCAAATCTTCCCATAGACAAGAGTACAATTACTCAGTCCCAACCACAGATTCAACTTGTTCACACACTGACTGGACATAAAAAAGTGACTTTTGGTGTTCGAGCAGTTGCGATTAGCTCTTCGGGGCAAACCCTGATTAGTGCAGGTAGAGATAATACAATTAAATTCTGGGATTTACGTACCGGAAAATTGCTGCGTAGTTTAAACGCTCACTCAGATGGTGTCACTTCAATTGCGATTAGTCCAGATGGCAAGAGAATTGTAAGTGGTGGGATAAGCACCCCAACAATGAAGGTTTGGGATTTACACACTTTCCTCTAA
- a CDS encoding cupin domain-containing protein yields the protein MTVITPDRFLVEESPSHAAHEPNRTLWISEAGGLTLFGAFIEVLQPGSRSSIKHWHSAEDEMVYVLEGEIALIEGDTKTVLRPGDAATFQAGVAVGHFLENRSAKATRCLVVGNRAAVDTITYPDLDRVCHRDRSLPDDIWTNSVGEPAPSPY from the coding sequence ATGACTGTTATCACTCCTGATCGTTTCCTCGTAGAGGAAAGCCCTTCTCACGCCGCGCACGAGCCAAATCGCACCCTCTGGATCAGTGAAGCAGGAGGGCTTACCCTGTTTGGCGCGTTCATCGAAGTTCTGCAACCTGGCTCTCGTTCATCGATCAAGCATTGGCATAGTGCTGAGGATGAAATGGTCTATGTCCTCGAAGGCGAGATCGCGCTCATTGAAGGAGACACAAAGACTGTATTACGTCCTGGCGACGCTGCAACTTTTCAAGCAGGAGTGGCGGTAGGTCACTTCCTTGAGAATCGCAGTGCCAAAGCAACGCGATGCCTAGTAGTCGGCAACCGAGCGGCAGTAGACACAATCACGTATCCTGACCTTGATCGGGTATGTCACCGCGATCGATCCCTGCCAGACGACATCTGGACTAACAGTGTGGGAGAACCTGCTCCGAGTCCCTACTAG